The following is a genomic window from Chryseobacterium ginsenosidimutans.
ACTTCATAACCGTGCATATCGTTATAGCCTAATCGCCATTCTGTCCCTAAACTCCATCTTGAATTCTGAAGCATCGCATCACCATCATTTCCATTGCTAGCAAAATCATTCTGAGCCATTAAGTGTGGCATATTGCTTTCTCTTTGCAACATATTATATGCTTGTTTTTTGTTAGGTAAATTCGGATTTTGATAATCGTCAACTGCAAATACCCTGTTCATTCCTGACATCATATGATAAAGGATATGACAGTGGAAAAACCAATCTCCTTCTTCGTTTGCTAAAAACTCAATGGTATCAGTTTCCATTGGCATTATATCTATAACATTTTTTAGTGGTGATTTTTCGCCTTTGCCATTGATTACCCTGAAATCAAAACCGTGCAAGTGCATTGGATGGCGCATCATTGAGTTATTATGAATGGTAATTCGTAGAATTTCTCCTTTTTTCACAGGTATTTTATCAACTTCTGAAAGTATTTTATTATCCATACTCCACACATAACGGTTCATATTTCCGGTAAGGGTAAATTTCAATTCTTTTACTGGCGCATCTTTAGGAAGTTCCGTATTGGAAGGAGATTGTAGCATTGCATAATTCAGCGTTTTGATTTCTCCCAAAGCATTTGCATTGTAACGGTTGGGATCATTTTCCATATTCATATTGTGTTGACTATGGTCTTCTTTTGGTTTTGCCTCTCCAGTAATTTCAGGATACATTACCACGTTCATATCCATTTGGTTCAGGCTCATTTTCATTCCCATATCGTCCAAATCTCCATTCATCTTCATCATATCGTTCATCATCTTCATCCCTTCAAAATATTTTAATTTAGGAAGTGGTGATATTAATTGTTTGATGCCATTGCCCACAAAATAACTTGCGGATTGTGTTCTGTCTTCAGTAGTAGCTAGAAACTGATAAGCAACACCATCTTCAGGAATTGTTACTACAATATCGTAAGTTTCAGAAACCGCAATGATTAATCTATCTACTTCCACAGGTTCTACATCATTACCGTCATTTGCAACTACGGTAATTTTACCGCCTGCATACCGCAACCAAAAATAGGACGAAGCACCACCGTTTGAAACTCGCAATCGTACTTTATCGCCCGCTTTTAGCGTTTTGCCGTCCACCTTTTTTAAATCGGTCGTATGGTTTCCATTGATTAAAATTTTGTCATAATACACATCGCTTACATCCATTGCCAACATCCGTTTCCATTCGTTGGTTAGTTTTGTTTTGAAATGTCCTTCTCTAATAGCTTCTGCATAAGACTGTGTTGCATTTTTTTTAATAGCTGCCCAATCGTTGGCATTATGCAGCATCCTGTTGATGTTGTCGGGATTAAGATTTGTCCACTCGCTTAAAATGATGGGTACAGTCGGCAAATCGTCAATTCCTTTTCTAAAGGTTTTATCATCATCCTTTTTCTTCATTATAAAACTGCCATACATCCCAATTTGCTCCTGCAAACCAGAATGTGAGTGATACCAATGCGTTCCGTGTTGGATAATTGGGAAGCGATAGGTATAGGTTGTGCCTGCCTTAATAGGTTTTTGTGTAAGCCAGGGCACACCATCTTCTTTGTTGGGCAGGAACACTCCGTGCCAATGCAATGAGGTACTTTCTTTTAATTGGTTATGTACAACGATTTCGGCTGTATCGCCTTCGGTAAAAGTGAGCGTTGGCATTGGTATTTGACCATTTACGGAAATGGCTCTTTTTTCTTTGCCTGCGTAGTTTACAAGCGTATCTTTTACATACAACTCGTAACGAACTACTTTTTGTGCAAAGAGAGATTGCGAACATAACAGTATAAAAACTGCTTGCAGCAACCTGATCGTAACATTTTTAGGTATATTCATTTTGATATTTTTTTTCTTGAAACTTAATCCTGCTCTTTTAGCCAATTGGTTAAAACTTTGATTTGCTCATCATTCAGTTTTGTGTTTTTATGCATCATTGTATATGATGCTAAGGGCATTTGTTTAGTTTCGATTTGTTCTTTAATTGAGTTTAATAATCTTTCCTGCTTCCTATTTGAGTATGTACCCCATTCGTTGAAATTCAAATCCTCTTTTGCGTTTTTTATGTGGTTTTCTACTAATGCTCTCATAGGTTGCACATAGTCGTACCAAACATAATTAGTATTGTTACTATGACAATCGTAGCAAGAGGTTTGAAGCATCGCTTTTACTTCAACAGGCATTTTATACGCTTGGGTAAAATCGGTTGTGTAAACCTGCCCTTTATCTACATTAAGGGCAGGCTGATAAAATTGAATAGCAATAAAAATAAACAGCACTATTGTCAACATTATCTTTAATACTCTCTTCATTTTTAGAACTCTTTTTTTACAGAGCCACAGGTAAGCATCTTGCTGCCATAATAAGGATTTTTGATAGTCTTAGCTTCGTTAATCCAAACCGCACCTTTACCATCATTGTACATTGGGCAGTAGTCCTGATATAATTTTTGGGTAGTTCCAAATAATGTGATAAGGTCAGAAACGTCTTTACTTAGCGATGCTAAATGCTCTCTCTGGTGGTCTATTTTACCAGCATTGTCACTAATATGCTCTGCATTTTCTTTGGCATTTTCCGCTATTTCCATATATTCTTTATGTTTATTCGCTGGGATAGCGTTCATATCCACATTTTTTAAGGTAGTAAACAATTGCTTTCCTGCATTAGCCGCTGCTTTGTCATTATCTGCAACAAGTGCATTTTTTAAAGCCAAATAATCCTTAATTATAGGTGCGACAGTAAACTTTTGAGCTTGCTTCACATCGGACTTTTCTGCCTCTTGAGAAGATGTATCCGTTGAAGTAACAGTTGCTACCGTATCATTGTGTGTAGGTGATTGTAACTCCGGAGTTGCAGCAATTGTTGTGCTATCATTAGCTTGCTGGTCGCTATTTTTATTTGAAGATTGATTGCAGGAAATTGTTACCGCTGCAACTGTTACTAATGTAATGATTGAGAAAATTATATTTTTCATTTTATTTATTTTTGATATTATTGAAGAAATTTGTCTTATTTATTTGTTTTCAAATTCATTTAGCTTACGCTTCATAAATTCGATTTCTTGTGCCTGTGTTTCCAGTATGTTTTTTTGTAACTGTATCAATTCGGGGTCGGTAAGCTTAGCTTTTTCAGACATCAATACTGCTGCTGCGTGATGCGGTATCATACCTTTTACAAACTCTTTATTTCCCACAAATAATTGCTCCCGAATACCAAACCAAGAAAAGATACCAATCGCAAGGGAAACCGTTATGATTGCCCAGTTGATTTTTTTGCTTTCATACATTCCTTTCATTATCAATAGTTCTATAATCAACATTGCAGAAACCATCAGCAAAGTCATATACAAATTATTGATGTTCAGGATAAGGTTCTGTAAGCCGTCAATCATAGCATACATAATGAAGTACATAGCTATGAACATAGCAACAGCCATTACAGCAAAGCGTTTGTACATTGCTAAAGAGTGATTAGTATTATGCTTTTCATTCTTATGGTTATGTTGCATTTCGTGTTGGTTTTCCATACTTTCCATAACAATAGCGTTTTATTTGTTATTAATAGTTTCCTGTACGCTACCGCAAGTAAGCATTTTGGAGCCGTAATACGGGTTTTTAATTGCTTCTTCTTTGCTTAGCCAATTTGCTCCTTTACCATTATTGTACATTGGGCAATGTTGATAATAAACAGGTGTTTCTTGTTTTGAAACTTTGGCTAATTCGTACATATTATTAGCCAGTAAAGCGAAAATTTCTCTTTGTTTGGTAACATCTTTTGCTATAGCAATTTTTTCTGCATTAGCAGTTAAATCTTTCATTACTTTCATCCAAACGGTATGTTCTTCGTTGGAAAGTTTTGTCATTTCTACTGCTTTAATGGCTTTTACCAATTCGGTAGCTTTTGCGGAAGAAGTACCTGCATCAGTTTTTACCAACGCATCTTTCACTGAAAAATAGTTATTGAAAACGGCTTTTAATTGCGGTACATTTTGTGTTTCAGTGGTATTTTTTTGAGCTATATCGCTTTGGTTATGGTTGGCGTGTTCATTTTTCATATCCATACCTGCATCTCTGGTTTTTGCAACTGGTTTTAGTTCCCTTTTATACTGGCAACAGTCGGATAATTTTGCATATACATCATCTGGAGCCAAAAATTTCTCACTGTCATAACCTGCTAAGGCAATGCGTTTCAATATTTCGTCCTGATTTGTTTTTTTACCATCATAGTTGAGTGTAGCAATCTTGGTATCTTTATTCCAATCTACCGTGGCTACATTTTTTAAATTTCCTGCTTTTTCGATGGTTGTTTTACACATTTCGCAGTTGCCATATATTTTTACAGTTTCTGTTTTTGCATTTTTGATTTGTGCAAAACTGTTTACGGCTGATAGTAATACGATGATTACCATCAATATTTTTGATATTGATTTCATTTTTATTTTTTTTAATTTAATAAGATATACGAAGAGTTTGCGAAAACTGGATTCAGCTTTCGACAAGGCACACGTATGGCTAACAAGCCATCGTTTTAGCTTATTTTAGGTGGTTGCCAAATGGAAGAGTAGCCTGAAGAATAGTAGGCTTCTTTGAAACCGAATTTTTGCTTTTTAATTTCAGCAAAAGGGTTAGCTGTTTTTAAATCTATTGGTATTGGTAAGCTTACAGAAGATGAAGAAGTGCTACATCCACATGAACTGTGCTTACAATTGCCGTCGCAGTCGTGACCATTTTTGCATTTTTTACAGGACTTGTCCTTGCAACTGCTTTTATGTTCTGCTTTTGCAGATTGATCTTTTGAGCAGGACTTTTGCTCTGTCTTAGTTGTTTTTTTTGCACAAGCATAGCTTATGCTTGGCATTAGGAAAAAGCCCAAACATAGTAAGATGACAAAGCTGATATGTTTACTCAAATTTTTCAACACTACAAAATTATGAAATTATTTCTTTTAATTGCTATATTTTGCACTTTCGTGAACTGCAAACACAGAATTATAGATAAAATATCTAAATCACTAGTCTGCATAGTCCTTTTTATGCTTATTAAAATAAATATACAGTTAATTACCTAAAGTGTTTGTTATAAGTTAAATAACTAAACAGGTTATTAGGATAAGGAAATTATCTTTGTTTAATGGTTCTATCTTAAAACCTGCTTTCTGTACAGTTTCAATTACCTGTTCTTGTGTAATTCCTTCTGATTTTACGGTAAGCACCTTGTCTTTAGTTGTATCTACTTCCCAATGGCATATTATACCATGGTATTATCCAAATGAGGTTTTACAGATGCTACACATCCACCACAGTTAATATTTGTTTTGAATCGTAAGTCTTGATTATTCTTTTCCATTTTGTTTATTGAATAATTCATTTAAAGTTTAAAACTGCGTAATCGCAATGCATTTACGATTACCGATACAGAACTTAAAGACATTGCTAAAGCTGCAATCATTGGAGATAATAAAATTCCGAAAAACGGATATAAAATACCTGCTGCAATTGGAACACCAAGCACATTGTAGAAAAAGGCAAAGAATAAATTTTGCTTGATGTTTTTCATAACAGCATGGCTCAAATTTTTTGCTTTAACGATACCTAATAAATCGCCTTTTACTAAAGTTATTTTGGCACTTTCTATGGCTACATCAGTTCCAGTTCCCATAGCTATTCCGATATTGGCTTGTGCTAATGCCGGAGCATCATTTATACCATCACCAGCCATAGCTACAATTTTCCCTTCTGCTTGTAAACGTTTAATTTCGTTGAGTTTATCTTCGGGTAAGCATCCTGCTTTATAGGAAGATAAACCTAATTCATCCGCTACTGCTTTGGCTGTATTAACATTGTCGCCAGTAAGCATAATTACTTCTACACCTTGGAGCATTAGTTCTTTTATCGCTGCTGCACTCGAAGTTTTTATCGCATCGGTAATTGAAACAAAACCAACTGTAACATCATCAACAGCAATGTAAGAAACCGTTTTACCAAGTTTTTGTTCTGCAATAATTTTGGTTTCTAAATCGTCAGAAATAGTTGCCTTAACCTGTTCCATTAGTTTTTTATTGCCTAATGCTACTTTTCTATTGGTAACCGTTCCTGTAACTCCTTTTCCTGTAACATTTTCAAAATCTTTGACTCCAATTAATGAAATAGATTTTGTTTTGGCATAATTGACTACTGCTTGTGCCAATGGATGTTCACTGTATTGGTTTAAGGAAGCTATATTTTGCAATAAATCATCCTCGTTATTAGTTGATGCGTAAATTTTTTCTACAGAAGGTTTTCCCTCAGTTAGCGTTCCTGTTTTATCTGTTATTAAAACATCCACCTTATTCATATTTTCTAAGGCTTCGGCATTTTTAATTAATACTCCAGATTGTGCTCCTTTGCCCACACCCACCATCACAGACATCGGCGTGGCTAAACCTAAAGCACAAGGACAAGCTATGATTAAAACTGCAATGGCATTTATAAATCCATAAACCTTCGCTGGTTCTGGACCAAATAGTGCCCAAACAAAAAAGGTAATTACTGAAATGATTACTACAATGGGTACAAAATATTTAGAAATACTATCGGCTAATTTTTGAATGGGTGCTCTTGAACGAGAAGCATCGTTAACCATTTGTACAATTTGAGAAAGTAATGTTTCAGAACCTACTTTTTCGGCCATCATTACAAATGATTTGTTCCCGTTGATTGTTCCCGAAATTACATTATCGTCTTTCTTTTTGTCAACG
Proteins encoded in this region:
- a CDS encoding multicopper oxidase family protein is translated as MNIPKNVTIRLLQAVFILLCSQSLFAQKVVRYELYVKDTLVNYAGKEKRAISVNGQIPMPTLTFTEGDTAEIVVHNQLKESTSLHWHGVFLPNKEDGVPWLTQKPIKAGTTYTYRFPIIQHGTHWYHSHSGLQEQIGMYGSFIMKKKDDDKTFRKGIDDLPTVPIILSEWTNLNPDNINRMLHNANDWAAIKKNATQSYAEAIREGHFKTKLTNEWKRMLAMDVSDVYYDKILINGNHTTDLKKVDGKTLKAGDKVRLRVSNGGASSYFWLRYAGGKITVVANDGNDVEPVEVDRLIIAVSETYDIVVTIPEDGVAYQFLATTEDRTQSASYFVGNGIKQLISPLPKLKYFEGMKMMNDMMKMNGDLDDMGMKMSLNQMDMNVVMYPEITGEAKPKEDHSQHNMNMENDPNRYNANALGEIKTLNYAMLQSPSNTELPKDAPVKELKFTLTGNMNRYVWSMDNKILSEVDKIPVKKGEILRITIHNNSMMRHPMHLHGFDFRVINGKGEKSPLKNVIDIMPMETDTIEFLANEEGDWFFHCHILYHMMSGMNRVFAVDDYQNPNLPNKKQAYNMLQRESNMPHLMAQNDFASNGNDGDAMLQNSRWSLGTEWRLGYNDMHGYEVETHLGRYIGKMQWFMPFIGFDWRYRKMGMDEHETNLFGQKNEKDTRRAISLGFMYTLPMLVNFQAEVYHDGIVRLSLMREDIPITKRLRAGFMVNTDMEYMTELKYIINKNVGIRTHYDSDMGWGIGLSLNY
- a CDS encoding heme-binding domain-containing protein → MKRVLKIMLTIVLFIFIAIQFYQPALNVDKGQVYTTDFTQAYKMPVEVKAMLQTSCYDCHSNNTNYVWYDYVQPMRALVENHIKNAKEDLNFNEWGTYSNRKQERLLNSIKEQIETKQMPLASYTMMHKNTKLNDEQIKVLTNWLKEQD
- a CDS encoding DUF3347 domain-containing protein, coding for MKNIIFSIITLVTVAAVTISCNQSSNKNSDQQANDSTTIAATPELQSPTHNDTVATVTSTDTSSQEAEKSDVKQAQKFTVAPIIKDYLALKNALVADNDKAAANAGKQLFTTLKNVDMNAIPANKHKEYMEIAENAKENAEHISDNAGKIDHQREHLASLSKDVSDLITLFGTTQKLYQDYCPMYNDGKGAVWINEAKTIKNPYYGSKMLTCGSVKKEF
- a CDS encoding DUF305 domain-containing protein, yielding MESMENQHEMQHNHKNEKHNTNHSLAMYKRFAVMAVAMFIAMYFIMYAMIDGLQNLILNINNLYMTLLMVSAMLIIELLIMKGMYESKKINWAIITVSLAIGIFSWFGIREQLFVGNKEFVKGMIPHHAAAVLMSEKAKLTDPELIQLQKNILETQAQEIEFMKRKLNEFENK
- a CDS encoding DUF3347 domain-containing protein, with product MKSISKILMVIIVLLSAVNSFAQIKNAKTETVKIYGNCEMCKTTIEKAGNLKNVATVDWNKDTKIATLNYDGKKTNQDEILKRIALAGYDSEKFLAPDDVYAKLSDCCQYKRELKPVAKTRDAGMDMKNEHANHNQSDIAQKNTTETQNVPQLKAVFNNYFSVKDALVKTDAGTSSAKATELVKAIKAVEMTKLSNEEHTVWMKVMKDLTANAEKIAIAKDVTKQREIFALLANNMYELAKVSKQETPVYYQHCPMYNNGKGANWLSKEEAIKNPYYGSKMLTCGSVQETINNK
- a CDS encoding heavy metal translocating P-type ATPase: MVHKYQVTGMTCGGCEAKVKSALLKVENVTNVEVSKDENSATLTMDKHIPTTQLQKALTAVGKYTIEMSNNKSPQHTTTNEPVAKSCCSAHSHDDKKTIEVTSNIKGKYYCPMHCEGDKTYDKAGDCPVCGMHLVKEAELNVKKTMYTCPMHPEVIQDSPGSCPICGMDLVPMEPSDSEEKKTYLDLLKKMKIATLFTVPIFIIAMMEMVHNNPLFQIRDSNMWNWVQFLFSIPVVFYAGWMFFVRAWKSIITWNLNMFTLIGIGTGVAFLFSIVGMLIPNIFPEEFKTEHGTIHLYFEAATVIITLVLLGQLLEARAHSQTSGAIKALLQLAPTEATLIGEGGDKVISIHDIKKGDLLRVKPGDKIPVDGKITDGESSIDEAMITGEPIPVDKKKDDNVISGTINGNKSFVMMAEKVGSETLLSQIVQMVNDASRSRAPIQKLADSISKYFVPIVVIISVITFFVWALFGPEPAKVYGFINAIAVLIIACPCALGLATPMSVMVGVGKGAQSGVLIKNAEALENMNKVDVLITDKTGTLTEGKPSVEKIYASTNNEDDLLQNIASLNQYSEHPLAQAVVNYAKTKSISLIGVKDFENVTGKGVTGTVTNRKVALGNKKLMEQVKATISDDLETKIIAEQKLGKTVSYIAVDDVTVGFVSITDAIKTSSAAAIKELMLQGVEVIMLTGDNVNTAKAVADELGLSSYKAGCLPEDKLNEIKRLQAEGKIVAMAGDGINDAPALAQANIGIAMGTGTDVAIESAKITLVKGDLLGIVKAKNLSHAVMKNIKQNLFFAFFYNVLGVPIAAGILYPFFGILLSPMIAALAMSLSSVSVIVNALRLRSFKL